The following nucleotide sequence is from Streptomyces bathyalis.
GGGAGAGCGACCCGGCCGCATCCCTCGCGTCAGGGCTGCTGCGTCAGGACAGCAGCCGTTTCCAGTCGGTCTCTGTGAGCCGCCCGTCGGAAGGGAGCTCGATGCGGCGCCGGCTGCTGCGCATGAGCGTGGTGACGGCGTCGTCCGCCTCGTGGCCACCCTCCGCGCGGGACGACGGGGTGATCAGCGGCCAGATGTCGGAGCCGAGGTAGCCGGTCTCGTCGGTGTCGCAGTGGTACGTGGCCGAGCACGTGTGGCGCTTGATGCCGCTCCGGTCGGCCAGTTCGGCCACGGCGCGCCTGGTGTCCTTGCCGAAGACGCCGTCCGCGGGCACCTTGAACCCCTTGCTCCGCAGAAGATGCTGCGCGGCCCGTACGTCACTGCCGGCGGCTCCGGGCTTCAGGAGCGGCCAGGCCAGCACGTCGTCGGAGGACGGGCGGGAGACGCCGAGGACGCTGCCGACGGCGTCGCGCAGTTCCTGGAGGCGGCCGTAGAGGACGTCGCCGGGGCACTCGGTCGAGTTGAAGTCCCGGTGGCCCTGGATGTTCTTCAGATCCGTGCCGTACTGGGACGCGATCCACGCGACGAGCTGGACCAGGGAGTCCCACAGGGCGACGGGTACGTCCACGTCCGTGTAGAGACCCTCGTTCTCGATCCCGATGACCTCGCTGTTGTGGCCACCGACGTTGGCGCCCTGCACGTGCTGGGTGCCGCCGCGGACGACGGACAGGCTCTTGTGGCGCCCCTCCAGGCGGAATCCCCCGCGGGAGTTGGTGAACTGCTGGCCGGTGTCGGCCCAGCCGTTGCCGTCCATGTGGTGGTTCTGGATGTCCCTGCAGATCTGCTTCGCGTGCTCCAGCGAGTAGTCCTCGCTGTTGCCGGGCTCCGCGGTGTGGTGGACGACGATGAAGGTCGGCTTGTGGTCTTCGACGACGATCTCACTGGAC
It contains:
- a CDS encoding peptidoglycan recognition protein family protein, producing MAAQPGFDRRALLRGGVAATAVGAIGLTTTGTAHAAASPRPHKKARAKAAAEPRIYSTEEWGARPASSEIVVEDHKPTFIVVHHTAEPGNSEDYSLEHAKQICRDIQNHHMDGNGWADTGQQFTNSRGGFRLEGRHKSLSVVRGGTQHVQGANVGGHNSEVIGIENEGLYTDVDVPVALWDSLVQLVAWIASQYGTDLKNIQGHRDFNSTECPGDVLYGRLQELRDAVGSVLGVSRPSSDDVLAWPLLKPGAAGSDVRAAQHLLRSKGFKVPADGVFGKDTRRAVAELADRSGIKRHTCSATYHCDTDETGYLGSDIWPLITPSSRAEGGHEADDAVTTLMRSSRRRIELPSDGRLTETDWKRLLS